A single region of the Streptomyces sp. ITFR-16 genome encodes:
- a CDS encoding esterase/lipase family protein, with translation MRTLPFLPLLLRRPCLRTAWLPSAWLPSALLRATALELVVLAGHALLYPTGITGERRAAPSPAGPAPAPAGTSALPAGPPDRPPVVLLHGFIDNRSVFVLLRRSLARHGWRHLESLNYSPLTCDIRTAAELLGRHVEEICARTGHRRVDIVGHSLGGLIARYYVQRLGGDHRVRTLVTLGTPHAGTAVAPLAGAHPIVRQMRSGSVPIEELRLPAPGCRTRFVSFWSELDQVIVPAEAACVDHPDLDAVNVRVTGIGHLALPVHPAVAAGVRQALDADEAALGASGAVSVA, from the coding sequence GTGAGGACCCTGCCTTTCCTTCCCCTACTGCTGCGCCGCCCCTGCCTGCGCACCGCCTGGCTGCCCTCGGCCTGGCTGCCCTCCGCGCTACTGAGAGCGACCGCGCTGGAGCTCGTGGTACTCGCCGGTCACGCCCTGCTGTATCCCACCGGAATCACCGGGGAGCGCCGCGCCGCCCCGTCCCCGGCCGGGCCCGCGCCCGCGCCCGCAGGGACGTCCGCGCTGCCCGCCGGGCCGCCCGACCGCCCGCCGGTCGTGCTCCTGCACGGCTTCATCGACAACCGCTCGGTCTTCGTCCTGCTGCGCCGCTCGCTGGCCCGGCACGGCTGGCGCCATCTGGAATCGCTCAACTACTCCCCCCTGACCTGCGACATCCGTACGGCGGCCGAGCTGCTCGGCCGGCATGTCGAGGAGATCTGCGCCCGCACGGGGCATCGCCGGGTGGACATCGTCGGACACAGCCTCGGCGGTCTCATCGCGCGCTACTACGTACAGCGACTGGGCGGTGACCACCGGGTCCGCACCCTGGTCACACTCGGCACCCCGCACGCGGGCACGGCCGTCGCGCCGCTGGCCGGCGCTCACCCGATCGTGCGGCAGATGCGCAGCGGATCGGTTCCGATCGAGGAGCTGCGGCTGCCCGCGCCCGGCTGCCGCACCCGGTTCGTCAGCTTCTGGAGCGAGCTGGACCAGGTGATCGTCCCGGCCGAGGCGGCCTGCGTGGACCACCCGGACCTCGATGCGGTGAACGTACGCGTCACGGGCATCGGGCACCTCGCGCTGCCGGTGCACCCGGCGGTGGCCGCAGGAGTCCGCCAGGCCCTCGACGCGGACGAGGCGGCCCTCGGCGCGTCCGGCGCCGTCTCCGTGGCCTGA
- a CDS encoding cobalamin B12-binding domain-containing protein gives MGVSGPIRVVVAKPGLDGHDRGAKVIARALRDAGMEVIYTGLHQTPEQIVDTAIQEDADAIGLSILSGAHNTLFAKVIELLKEREAQDIKVFGGGIIPEADIAPLKEQGVAEIFTPGATTTAIVDWVNANVRQPAGA, from the coding sequence ATGGGTGTGTCCGGTCCGATCCGTGTGGTGGTGGCCAAACCGGGCCTCGACGGCCATGACCGCGGGGCCAAAGTGATCGCGCGGGCCCTGCGCGACGCCGGTATGGAGGTCATCTACACGGGGCTCCACCAGACGCCCGAGCAGATCGTGGACACCGCGATCCAGGAGGACGCCGACGCGATCGGCCTCTCGATCCTCTCCGGCGCGCACAACACGCTCTTCGCCAAGGTGATCGAGCTGCTGAAGGAGCGCGAGGCGCAGGACATCAAGGTGTTCGGCGGCGGCATCATCCCGGAGGCGGACATCGCGCCGCTGAAGGAACAGGGCGTCGCGGAGATCTTCACCCCGGGCGCGACGACCACCGCGATCGTCGACTGGGTCAACGCGAACGTCCGCCAGCCGGCCGGGGCCTGA
- a CDS encoding peptidoglycan DD-metalloendopeptidase family protein, with product MNDQHPHAGYAGYDGHSTTAFDSDPLFGSLPGSYDGSYDTSADYGYGTSYATGQATYTGAYDTTQWDTGTHGTVGYDHTAGYQTYAEQPQQHPEYDAAAPYDTSATWLTADGYGPAVPAQGGAPESSGQWDTTAWYPNGQWAGTDTAAYDTGAYDATAWNTGATPGYEQQTVQTVPDPNEAEHAAQQTLGHYETTEPHEHAAPEAHDSYGQYNQYDPYEPYRTAESALPETDGEDPAPEPVDPHPAPHPVARPVTRSGGSRSRRRSPAKRSALLTVAVPSACVMSVAGIAAASVSGMGGGEEKKDDTTSMAAADPGTVKPVAANNKLDTQLANLSADAENFADRASRTQERIDLKERQAAEKKKRIEEAARKEALRPKYVMPVKQHGLSAYFGQAGVNWMSVHTGIDFPVQYGTPVMAATDGTVRTQYNTAYGNMAIVTMADGTETWYCHLSSTRIRSGPVKAGDVIAYSGNSGNSTGPHMHFEVRPGGGAAIDPLPWLRSHGVDPT from the coding sequence GTGAACGACCAGCACCCCCACGCCGGGTATGCCGGATACGACGGCCACTCGACGACCGCCTTCGACAGCGACCCGCTCTTCGGTTCGCTCCCCGGCAGCTACGACGGTTCGTACGACACCTCGGCGGACTACGGCTACGGCACCTCGTACGCCACCGGGCAGGCCACGTACACCGGCGCTTACGACACCACGCAGTGGGACACGGGCACGCACGGGACGGTCGGATACGACCACACCGCCGGTTACCAGACCTACGCCGAGCAGCCCCAGCAGCACCCCGAGTACGACGCGGCAGCCCCGTACGACACCTCCGCGACCTGGCTGACGGCCGACGGCTACGGCCCGGCCGTCCCCGCCCAGGGCGGCGCACCGGAGTCCTCGGGGCAGTGGGACACCACCGCCTGGTACCCGAACGGACAGTGGGCGGGCACCGATACGGCGGCCTACGACACCGGCGCGTACGACGCCACCGCGTGGAACACCGGCGCCACGCCCGGGTACGAACAGCAAACAGTGCAAACCGTGCCGGATCCGAACGAAGCCGAACACGCGGCACAGCAGACGCTCGGGCACTACGAGACAACCGAGCCGCACGAGCACGCGGCGCCGGAGGCGCACGACTCGTACGGCCAGTACAACCAGTACGACCCCTATGAGCCCTACCGGACCGCCGAGTCCGCGCTCCCGGAGACGGACGGCGAGGATCCCGCGCCGGAACCGGTCGACCCACACCCCGCCCCGCATCCCGTCGCCCGTCCCGTGACCCGGTCCGGTGGCAGCCGCAGCCGCAGGCGTTCCCCCGCGAAGCGCTCCGCACTCCTCACCGTCGCCGTTCCCTCCGCCTGCGTGATGAGCGTGGCCGGCATCGCCGCCGCCTCCGTGAGCGGCATGGGCGGGGGCGAGGAGAAGAAGGACGACACCACGAGCATGGCCGCCGCGGACCCCGGCACGGTCAAGCCGGTCGCCGCGAACAACAAGCTGGACACCCAGCTCGCCAACCTCAGCGCCGACGCGGAGAACTTCGCCGACCGCGCCAGCCGCACCCAGGAGCGCATCGACCTGAAGGAGCGGCAGGCCGCCGAGAAGAAGAAGCGCATCGAGGAGGCCGCCCGCAAGGAGGCCCTGCGCCCCAAGTACGTCATGCCGGTCAAGCAGCACGGCCTCAGCGCCTACTTCGGCCAGGCGGGCGTCAACTGGATGTCCGTGCACACGGGCATCGACTTCCCCGTCCAGTACGGCACCCCGGTGATGGCCGCGACCGACGGCACCGTGCGCACGCAGTACAACACCGCCTACGGGAACATGGCCATCGTCACCATGGCCGACGGCACCGAGACCTGGTACTGCCACCTCAGCAGCACCCGGATCCGCTCCGGTCCGGTCAAGGCCGGTGACGTCATCGCGTACTCCGGCAACTCCGGGAACTCGACGGGCCCGCACATGCACTTCGAGGTGCGGCCCGGCGGCGGCGCGGCGATCGACCCGCTGCCGTGGCTCCGCAGCCACGGCGTCGACCCGACCTGA